A region of Cyanobacteria bacterium GSL.Bin1 DNA encodes the following proteins:
- a CDS encoding DUF4131 domain-containing protein, which produces MYAKEIPLFCFAYIIGLLIASGFEQYGLTITLTIFMGGAILLKVAPIDNGWGLQWRTGLAVSLVAIIAFCSFSIRSPKLVGSDISQIIPEGENGIVVTVKGKILDAPTLNRSGQLRFWLRVEAVKDQIGQQTGKLYTTVPATLEEQLNAGSSIEVTGYLYQPSPPKNPGQFDFGNYLKENGAFAGISGREVTVIKENNWGFWQLRDRIVKVHQQALGSPQGELVSSTVLGRKAVNLPYAIQDQFLKAGLAHFLAASGFHVSLLLGVILGVTQPFKVSLRFALGLGVLMLYVGLTGLQPSILRASLMGVAGLLGLLTERKVNSTRSLLVIATLLLLINPLWVTDLGFQFSFLATLGLIITLPVLLEKWDFLPPTLASLIAVPIAVFPWVFPLQLFHFGTVATYSILLNVIVTPFAVFIILGGMISGFVGLIIPSLGSAIALLLSPFVQGLMALVSGFNQLPGSYLLFGKVALWQLIGVYGLIIFVWQFPKGKQLWQGVTLVAIALMILPIINQKLSLRQMTVFATDQPAVILIQNRGHITLINCGEEATIRYTLVPFLQQEGIQTINTAIALDPQNQWQVLSQVVDLKQLFYSPLLENEIQEKSNANFTSKQAISAHTNLVNQQNLNIKQSTPMLLTLNWDQKQWGILQHPRHSLPTVTADVNQIDILLWQGQGISQSWLEAVGLESAIAVTNQVSEELQASLTQKEIDFYVTGQNGAIQWTPRRGLKTMLD; this is translated from the coding sequence ATGTATGCCAAGGAAATTCCGCTGTTTTGTTTCGCTTATATCATTGGTCTTTTAATTGCCTCAGGTTTTGAGCAATATGGGCTAACGATTACACTGACGATATTTATGGGAGGGGCAATTTTACTAAAAGTTGCCCCAATTGATAATGGGTGGGGCTTGCAATGGCGCACCGGATTAGCGGTTAGTTTAGTGGCGATTATTGCATTTTGTTCTTTCTCGATTCGTTCTCCCAAGTTAGTAGGAAGTGATATCAGTCAAATCATTCCTGAAGGAGAAAATGGCATTGTCGTAACCGTAAAGGGAAAAATCTTAGACGCGCCAACTCTCAATCGCAGTGGTCAATTAAGGTTTTGGTTAAGGGTAGAAGCGGTTAAAGACCAAATTGGACAACAAACGGGAAAACTTTATACAACGGTTCCCGCTACATTGGAGGAGCAACTGAATGCTGGTTCAAGCATTGAAGTAACTGGCTATCTTTATCAACCGTCTCCCCCCAAAAATCCCGGACAGTTTGATTTTGGCAATTATCTGAAAGAAAATGGTGCGTTTGCCGGAATCAGTGGGCGAGAGGTAACGGTTATCAAAGAAAATAATTGGGGATTTTGGCAATTACGAGACAGAATAGTTAAGGTTCATCAGCAAGCCTTAGGCAGTCCCCAAGGAGAACTGGTCAGTTCAACCGTTTTAGGGCGCAAAGCGGTCAATTTACCCTACGCCATTCAGGATCAATTTCTCAAAGCGGGGCTCGCTCATTTTTTAGCAGCATCTGGGTTTCATGTTTCGCTCTTGCTCGGCGTTATCTTAGGAGTGACTCAACCGTTCAAAGTTTCGCTACGCTTTGCACTGGGGTTAGGTGTTTTAATGCTTTATGTGGGGTTAACGGGCTTACAACCTTCAATTTTAAGAGCAAGCTTAATGGGCGTTGCGGGATTGTTGGGATTACTGACGGAACGGAAAGTGAATTCAACGCGATCGCTGCTCGTTATTGCAACCCTTTTATTATTAATTAATCCCTTATGGGTCACTGACCTGGGGTTTCAATTTAGTTTTTTAGCAACCTTAGGGTTAATTATTACGCTTCCGGTTTTATTGGAAAAGTGGGATTTTCTGCCACCCACACTTGCCTCTTTAATCGCAGTTCCGATTGCTGTCTTTCCTTGGGTTTTTCCGTTACAATTGTTTCATTTTGGAACTGTTGCCACTTATAGTATCCTCCTCAATGTGATTGTGACGCCTTTTGCCGTTTTTATTATTTTAGGTGGTATGATTAGCGGGTTTGTGGGTTTAATAATACCGAGTTTGGGAAGCGCGATCGCGCTACTACTTTCCCCCTTCGTGCAGGGCTTAATGGCTTTAGTCTCTGGGTTTAATCAACTGCCCGGAAGCTATTTATTATTTGGAAAAGTTGCATTATGGCAATTAATTGGCGTGTATGGTTTGATTATTTTTGTTTGGCAGTTTCCTAAAGGAAAACAGCTGTGGCAAGGGGTCACACTTGTCGCGATCGCGCTGATGATTCTACCGATTATTAATCAAAAACTTTCCTTAAGACAAATGACGGTTTTTGCCACGGATCAACCCGCTGTCATCTTAATTCAAAATCGAGGTCATATTACGCTAATTAATTGTGGGGAGGAAGCAACCATTCGCTATACTCTTGTCCCCTTTTTACAGCAAGAAGGCATTCAAACCATTAATACGGCAATTGCACTGGATCCTCAGAACCAATGGCAAGTTTTAAGTCAAGTGGTTGATCTCAAGCAATTATTTTATTCCCCCCTTCTCGAAAATGAAATTCAGGAAAAATCCAACGCCAATTTCACGTCTAAACAAGCCATTTCTGCTCATACAAATCTAGTCAATCAACAAAATCTCAACATCAAACAATCCACTCCGATGTTACTCACCCTTAATTGGGACCAGAAACAATGGGGCATTTTACAACATCCCCGTCACAGTCTTCCCACTGTTACTGCTGATGTTAATCAAATTGATATTTTGTTATGGCAAGGGCAAGGAATCAGTCAGAGTTGGTTGGAAG
- the fabD gene encoding ACP S-malonyltransferase, giving the protein MSKLAFVFPGQGSQTVGMEADLVETSLGKDRFEKAEEILGWSVLDTCRQDEANLSRTFYTQPCLYVVESILIDLLIDEAGYLPQYVAGHSLGEYSALYAGRVFSFEAGLRLVQQRAKLMDTAAGGKMVALMKIDRAQLEAALDKNNDAVLANDNSPQQVVISGTPEAVDAVLEEVKAKRAVPLNVSGAFHSPLMDSVAQDYKRLLDEVSFGEAIIPVLPNVNPVPTIEATALKTHLMEQMTGRVRWRETLLKLAEENVSQLIEVGPGNVLTGLCKRTCPDIELQNISRAAECKLMRS; this is encoded by the coding sequence CTGGCTTTTGTTTTTCCCGGACAAGGCTCCCAAACCGTTGGCATGGAGGCAGATTTAGTAGAAACGTCTCTCGGTAAAGACCGATTTGAAAAAGCCGAGGAGATTTTAGGTTGGTCTGTTCTCGATACCTGTCGTCAAGATGAAGCCAATCTTTCCCGCACTTTCTATACCCAGCCTTGTCTCTATGTAGTGGAGTCGATCCTAATTGACCTTTTAATTGATGAGGCGGGTTATCTGCCCCAGTATGTTGCCGGTCATAGCTTAGGGGAATATAGCGCTTTATATGCCGGTCGTGTCTTTAGTTTTGAAGCGGGGTTACGGTTAGTCCAACAACGGGCAAAATTAATGGATACCGCTGCGGGTGGCAAGATGGTAGCGCTGATGAAGATTGATCGCGCCCAATTAGAAGCAGCCCTTGATAAAAATAATGATGCTGTACTGGCAAACGATAATAGTCCGCAGCAGGTTGTTATTTCGGGAACGCCAGAGGCTGTAGATGCTGTATTAGAGGAAGTGAAAGCAAAACGAGCAGTTCCCTTAAACGTCTCTGGAGCGTTTCATTCTCCCCTCATGGACAGCGTCGCCCAAGATTATAAACGACTCCTCGATGAAGTCTCCTTTGGCGAGGCAATTATTCCGGTCTTGCCGAATGTTAATCCGGTTCCGACCATTGAGGCAACAGCACTAAAAACCCATCTGATGGAACAAATGACAGGAAGAGTGCGTTGGCGAGAAACGCTGCTTAAATTGGCTGAGGAAAACGTTTCCCAACTGATAGAAGTGGGACCGGGTAATGTCTTAACCGGCTTATGTAAGCGCACTTGTCCTGATATTGAGTTGCAGAATATTTCTCGTGCTGCTGAGTGCAAGCTGATGAGAAGCTAA